Proteins encoded by one window of Vigna radiata var. radiata cultivar VC1973A chromosome 5, Vradiata_ver6, whole genome shotgun sequence:
- the LOC106762208 gene encoding endoribonuclease Dicer homolog 3a isoform X5, which yields MTPQILLDALRKAFMRMEMICLIVIDECHRATGNHPYTKIMKEFYHQAKEKPKIFGMTASPVGKRGVSSTTDCEVQISELESILDSQRYTVEDRAEMSRYILSAKESCRFHDQARFSALSLKPKIEALWSKFDALLSENKSNYMDVENKFKTLSQRMSNELGKILHCLEDLGILCAYEAVKICHENFSKTEGTCETYRTGYLQCITFVEEVIKLIEESLHCDDKNILGVDFDYSKAEDMGHISPKLLELIKIFQSLGESSQVSCLIFVDRIITAKVIERFAKKVPQISHFSVSYLTGNSTSVDAVAPKRQKEILESFRSGKVNLLFTTDVLEEGIHVPNCSCVIRFDLPKTVRSYVQSRGRSRQANSQFVVMLERGNLKQRNQLFDIIRSERSMTDASIHKDRESNLRVFTVGKTDTYYVDSTGACVTLDSSVNLIHRYCGTLPQDQYSSAKPTYVSLPVEGGYQCKLTLPSNSVLQTIIGPLGKDIRLARHLACFEACKKLHQMGALNEHLVPFIEDVSEDDHIVKNKESSSGAGTTKRKELHGTANICALSGAWGDKLDVEARFFAYKLEFTCSIVSEIYSGFVLLVESKLDDDVGNIESDLYLVSKVVKASVSSCGQVDLDAKQMMKAKCFHELFFNGLFGRLVFRSKSAGGETEFLLQKDTKSLWRAKHLYLLLPLEKLNGICEGALQINWHGIDSCASAIEFLRRRYSLVTGDCDDNGIVKSPQDTSSVEMEYVGTNKIHFANCVLDADNIKNTLVLAIHTGKIYCIIDIDSNLFPESSFCGNNEKSKEHVTYSDYFSKRYGITLRHPRQALLLLKQSHNPHNLLFNFHEEDARDKSSQIGSTTSKVPAHVHLPPELLYVLEFKRNVLRSFYLLPSLMYRIESLMLSSQLREEIDGQTSKSNINSSLILEALTTLRCSESFSMERLELLGDSVLKYVVSCHLFLKYPKKHEGQLSAKRSLAVCNSTLHKLAIERKLQGYIRDSAFEPQRWVAPGQRSIHPVCCDCGLETLEVPLDVKFHTEDPKVVVGKFCDRGHRWMCSKTISDCVEALIGAYYVGGGLFASLNVMKWLGIEAELELSLVDEAITAASLHTCMPKESEIAILEKKIGYEFSVKGLLLEAITHLSEKELGIGCCYERLEFLGDSVLDLLITWHLYKSHTDIDPGVLTDLRSASVNNDNFAQVAVRHNLHQHLLHGSGLLLSQISEYVKAISESDPRSLPSIRAPKALGDLVESIVGAMLIDSKLGLDRVWEVFCPLLSPIVTPEKLELPPFRELNELCDSLGYCIKVNENCEKKGSMMQVEVSVQLPNDLLVREGKGPNKKTAKGEASFHLLKDLEKRGISYCNFMSKGKRDNSVHINDSPHLKMDSSACFTLNEEHSSELHKRNRFDKTNPTESILPLKYSSGDDFGFSAPIPVKLSIKTKKGGPRTTLFEVCKKLQWPVPAFDSTEYKDRSLFESCEALQGSKGLNCFVSKVTLCIPKYGNIECQGEARSDKKSSFDSAAVKMLLELQKLGKVEIDPPLSS from the exons GTGTTTCCTCCACTACGGATTGCGAGGTTCAAATATCAGAACTTGAAAGCATCTTGGATTCTCAG aGGTATACTGTTGAAGATCGGGCAGAGATGAGTAGATATATATTGTCTGCTAAAGAGAGTTGTAGATTTCATGACCAAGCACGATTTTCTGCCTTGAGTTTGAAACCAAAGATTGAAGCCTTGTGGTCAAAG TTTGATGCATTGTTATCAGAAAATAAAAGCAACTATATGGATGTGGAGAATAAATTTAAGACACTGTCTCAGCGAATGTCCAATGAACTTGGAAAAATTTTACATTGCCTTGAAGATCTTGGAATCCTATGTGCTTATGAG GCAGTTAAAATCTGTCACGAGAATTTCTCCAAAACTGAAGGAACGTGTGAAACTTACAGAACAGGTTATCTTCAGTGTATAACTTTTGTTGaagaagtaataaaattaattgaagaaTCCCTCCATTGTG ATGATAAAAACATTTTGGGGGTTGATTTTGATTATTCAAAGGCAGAAGATATGGGACACATATCTCCCAAGTTACTTGAACTTATTAAAATCTTCCAATCACTTGG AGAATCTAGTCAGGTGTCGTGCCTTATTTTTGTTGATAGAATCATTACAGCTAAGGTGATTGAAAGATTTGCAAAGAAAGTTCCCCAAATTTCTCATTTCTCAGTTTCCTATTTAACTGGAAACAGTACATCGGTTGATGCTGTGGCTCCTAAAAGGCAGAAGGAAATATTGGAATCTTTTCGCTCTGGAAAG GTCAATCTATTATTTACTACTGATGTACTTGAGGAAGGAATTCATGTGCCAAACTGCTCATGTGTGATAAGATTTGACCTCCCAAAGACAGTTCGTAGTTATGTCCAATCTCGCGGAAGATCTAGGCAGGCTAACTCCCAATTTGTTGTGATGTTGGAGAG GGGAAACCTGAAGCAAAGAAATCAACTCTTTGACATCATTAGGAGTGAGCGCTCCATGACTGATGCATCTATACATAAGGACCGTGAATCTAATTTAAGGGTATTTACAGTGGGGAAAACAGATACATACTATGTGGATTCTACTGGAGCTTGTGTGACTTTAGATTCTAGTGTAAATCTTATCCACCGATACTGTGGAACACTTCCCCAAGATCA GTACTCCTCTGCAAAGCCCACTTATGTGTCTCTGCCAGTGGAAGGGGGTTACCAATGTAAATTAACATTGCCATCTAATTCAGTCCTCCAGACAATAATTGGTCCATTAGGAAAAGATATTCGTTTGGCAAGGCATCTTGCTTGTTTCGAAGCTTGTAAGAAGTTGCATCAAATGGGTGCTTTAAATGAACATTTGGTTCCATTCATCGAAGATGTTTCAGAAGATGACCATATCgtgaaaaataaagaatctaGTTCGGGGGCAG GAACCACAAAGAGAAAGGAGTTACATGGAACAGCCAACATTTGTGCACTAAGTGGTGCATGGGGAGACAAACTTGATGTTGAAGCCAGATTTTTTGCCTACAAACTAGAATTCACATGTAGTATTGTTAGCGAAATATACTCTGGGTTTGTTCTTTTGGTTGAGTCAAAGCTTGATGATGATGTGGGAAATATTGAATCAGATCTTTATTTAGTCTCAAAGGTCGTGAAAGCTTCTGTCTCTTCATGTGGGCAAGTTGATTTGGATGCTAAACAG ATGATGAAAGCAAAATGCTTCCATGAGCTTTTTTTCAATGGTTTGTTTGGTAGATTGGTGTTTAGGTCAAAATCGGCAGGAGGAGAAACAGAATTTTTACTACAAAAAGACACAAAATCATTATGGAGAGCAAAACACTTATATTTGCTTCTACCACTTGAGAAATTGAATGGTATTTGTGAGGGAGCCTTGCAAATTAATTGGCATGGAATTGATTCTTGTGCATCTGCTATCGAATTCTTAAGGAGAAGATATTCTTTGGTCACTGGAGATTGTGATGATAACGGAATAGTCAAATCACCTCAGGATACCAGTTCAGTGGAGATGGAATATGTTGGAACAAACAAGATTCACTTTGCTAATTGTGTGCTTGATGCTGACAATATAAAAAACACGTTGGTTTTGGCGATTCATACtggaaaaatatattgtatCATTGACATTGACAGTAACCTGTTTCCTGAAAGTTCTTTCTGtggaaataatgaaaaatcCAAGGAACACGTTACCTACTCAGATTATTTCAGTAAAAG GTATGGGATTACCCTGAGACATCCGAGACAGgctcttttattattaaagcaAAGTCATAATCCACACAATCTTCTTTTTAACTTTCATGAGGAAG ATGCACGAGACAAATCATCACAAATTGGCTCTACAACCTCCAAAGTGCCTGCACATGTTCACCTCCCACCCGAGCTTTTATATGTTCTTGAATTTAAAAGAAACGTGTTGAGGTCATTTTACTTGTTGCCATCTCTAATGTACCGCATTGAGTCATTAATGTTATCTAGTCAGCTTAGAGAAGAGATAGATGGTCAAACTAGCAAGTCCAACATAAATAGCTCACTG ATTCTAGAGGCACTTACAACTTTGAGATGCAGTGAAAGTTTTTCAATGGAACGTCTTGAGTTGCTAGGAGATTCTGTTTTAAAGTATGTGGTGAGCTGTCACCTCTTTCTTAAATATCCCAAGAAGCATGAAGGACAATTATCTGCCAAACGATCTCTAGCAGTTTGTAATTCAACCCTTCATAAATTGGCAATAGAACGTAAATTACAG GGTTATATTCGAGACTCTGCATTTGAACCACAACGTTGGGTTGCTCCGGGACAGCGTTCTATACACCCTGTTTGTTGTGATTGTGGATTGGAAACCCTTGAAGTGCCTTTAGATGTTAAATTCCACACCGAGGATCCCAAAGTTGTGGTTGGGAAGTTTTGTGACAGGGGTCACCGCTGGATGTGTTCTAAGACTATTTCTGACTGTGTTGAAGCTCTAATAGGAGCATACTATGTGGGGGGTGGACTATTTGCATCACTTAATGTGATGAAATGGCTTGGAATTGAAGCAGAACTTGAACTATCCTTGGTTGACGAAGCAATCACTGCTGCCTCTCTGCATACTTGCATGCCAAAAGAAAGTGAGATTGCAAtccttgaaaagaaaattgggTATGAATTTTCTGTCAAGGGACTCTTACTGGAGGCTATCACACATTTGTCTGAGAAGGAACTTGGGATTGGCTGTTGTTACGAG AGGCTTGAATTTCTTGGTGACTCAGTGTTGGACCTGCTTATCACATGGCATTTATATAAGAGTCACACAGATATTGATCCAGGGGTGTTGACTGACTTGCGATCTGCCTCTGTCAATAATGACAACTTTGCTCAAGTTGCTGTTAGACATAACCTTCACCAGCATCTCCTACATGGCTCAGGATTATTACTGAGCCAGATATCAGAATATGTTAAGGCCATTTCTGAATCGGATCCTAGATCACTTCCAAGCATTAGAGCTCCGAAG GCACTTGGAGATCTAGTGGAAAGTATTGTTGGCGCAATGCTAATTGATTCCAAGCTCGGTCTAGACCGAGTGTGGGAGGTTTTCTGTCCTCTCTTATCCCCCATAGTTACACCTGAAAAACTTGAATTGCCCCCGTTTCGTGAATTAAATGAATTGTGTGATTCTCTTGGGTACTgtataaaagtaaatgaaaactGTGAAAAAAAGGGATCCATGATGCAAGTTGAGGTTAGTGTACAGTTGCCAAATGATTTGTTGGTTCGTGAAGGAAAGGGGCCAAATAAGAAAACTGCAAAAGGAGAAGCTTCTTTTCATTTGTTGAAGGACCTTGAG AAGCGGGGAATTTCATATTGTAATTTCATGTCCAAGGGAAAAAGGGATAATTCTGTCCATATCAATGATTCACCTCATCTCAAAATGGATTCTAGTGCTTGTTTTACTCTTAACGAAGAACATTCCTCAGAGTTACATAAAAGGAACAGATTTGATAAAACAAACCCAACTGAAAGTATTTTGCCTCTCAAATACTCTTCTGGTGACGACTTTGGTTTTAGTGCTCCAATTCCAG TTAAGTTatcaattaaaacgaaaaagggaggaccacggACCACACTATTTGAGGTGTGTAAGAAACTTCAGTGGCCAGTGCCTGCATTTGATTCAACAGAATATAAAGATAG ATCTCTATTTGAATCCTGTGAAGCTCTGCAAGGAAGCAAGGGACTGAACTGTTTTGTGTCGAAAGTTACCTTGTGCATACCCAAGTATGGAAATATAGAGTGCCAAGGAGAAGCTAGAAGTGATAAGAAAAGCTCCTTTGACTCTGCTGCAGTTAAAATGCTTCTTGAGCTGCAAAAATTGGGAAAAGTTGAAATTGATCCTCCCCTTTCTAGTTAA
- the LOC106762208 gene encoding endoribonuclease Dicer homolog 3a isoform X3, translated as MIMKEVGQTIKSLGMKKLIVFLAPTVHLVNQQFNNIRYLTDFQVEEYYGAKGVDTWTLKTWEQEISTNDVLVMTPQILLDALRKAFMRMEMICLIVIDECHRATGNHPYTKIMKEFYHQAKEKPKIFGMTASPVGKRGVSSTTDCEVQISELESILDSQRYTVEDRAEMSRYILSAKESCRFHDQARFSALSLKPKIEALWSKFDALLSENKSNYMDVENKFKTLSQRMSNELGKILHCLEDLGILCAYEAVKICHENFSKTEGTCETYRTGYLQCITFVEEVIKLIEESLHCDDKNILGVDFDYSKAEDMGHISPKLLELIKIFQSLGESSQVSCLIFVDRIITAKVIERFAKKVPQISHFSVSYLTGNSTSVDAVAPKRQKEILESFRSGKVNLLFTTDVLEEGIHVPNCSCVIRFDLPKTVRSYVQSRGRSRQANSQFVVMLERGNLKQRNQLFDIIRSERSMTDASIHKDRESNLRVFTVGKTDTYYVDSTGACVTLDSSVNLIHRYCGTLPQDQYSSAKPTYVSLPVEGGYQCKLTLPSNSVLQTIIGPLGKDIRLARHLACFEACKKLHQMGALNEHLVPFIEDVSEDDHIVKNKESSSGAGTTKRKELHGTANICALSGAWGDKLDVEARFFAYKLEFTCSIVSEIYSGFVLLVESKLDDDVGNIESDLYLVSKVVKASVSSCGQVDLDAKQMMKAKCFHELFFNGLFGRLVFRSKSAGGETEFLLQKDTKSLWRAKHLYLLLPLEKLNGICEGALQINWHGIDSCASAIEFLRRRYSLVTGDCDDNGIVKSPQDTSSVEMEYVGTNKIHFANCVLDADNIKNTLVLAIHTGKIYCIIDIDSNLFPESSFCGNNEKSKEHVTYSDYFSKRYGITLRHPRQALLLLKQSHNPHNLLFNFHEEDARDKSSQIGSTTSKVPAHVHLPPELLYVLEFKRNVLRSFYLLPSLMYRIESLMLSSQLREEIDGQTSKSNINSSLILEALTTLRCSESFSMERLELLGDSVLKYVVSCHLFLKYPKKHEGQLSAKRSLAVCNSTLHKLAIERKLQGYIRDSAFEPQRWVAPGQRSIHPVCCDCGLETLEVPLDVKFHTEDPKVVVGKFCDRGHRWMCSKTISDCVEALIGAYYVGGGLFASLNVMKWLGIEAELELSLVDEAITAASLHTCMPKESEIAILEKKIGYEFSVKGLLLEAITHLSEKELGIGCCYERLEFLGDSVLDLLITWHLYKSHTDIDPGVLTDLRSASVNNDNFAQVAVRHNLHQHLLHGSGLLLSQISEYVKAISESDPRSLPSIRAPKALGDLVESIVGAMLIDSKLGLDRVWEVFCPLLSPIVTPEKLELPPFRELNELCDSLGYCIKVNENCEKKGSMMQVEVSVQLPNDLLVREGKGPNKKTAKGEASFHLLKDLEKRGISYCNFMSKGKRDNSVHINDSPHLKMDSSACFTLNEEHSSELHKRNRFDKTNPTESILPLKYSSGDDFGFSAPIPVKLSIKTKKGGPRTTLFEVCKKLQWPVPAFDSTEYKDRSLFESCEALQGSKGLNCFVSKVTLCIPKYGNIECQGEARSDKKSSFDSAAVKMLLELQKLGKVEIDPPLSS; from the exons GTGTTTCCTCCACTACGGATTGCGAGGTTCAAATATCAGAACTTGAAAGCATCTTGGATTCTCAG aGGTATACTGTTGAAGATCGGGCAGAGATGAGTAGATATATATTGTCTGCTAAAGAGAGTTGTAGATTTCATGACCAAGCACGATTTTCTGCCTTGAGTTTGAAACCAAAGATTGAAGCCTTGTGGTCAAAG TTTGATGCATTGTTATCAGAAAATAAAAGCAACTATATGGATGTGGAGAATAAATTTAAGACACTGTCTCAGCGAATGTCCAATGAACTTGGAAAAATTTTACATTGCCTTGAAGATCTTGGAATCCTATGTGCTTATGAG GCAGTTAAAATCTGTCACGAGAATTTCTCCAAAACTGAAGGAACGTGTGAAACTTACAGAACAGGTTATCTTCAGTGTATAACTTTTGTTGaagaagtaataaaattaattgaagaaTCCCTCCATTGTG ATGATAAAAACATTTTGGGGGTTGATTTTGATTATTCAAAGGCAGAAGATATGGGACACATATCTCCCAAGTTACTTGAACTTATTAAAATCTTCCAATCACTTGG AGAATCTAGTCAGGTGTCGTGCCTTATTTTTGTTGATAGAATCATTACAGCTAAGGTGATTGAAAGATTTGCAAAGAAAGTTCCCCAAATTTCTCATTTCTCAGTTTCCTATTTAACTGGAAACAGTACATCGGTTGATGCTGTGGCTCCTAAAAGGCAGAAGGAAATATTGGAATCTTTTCGCTCTGGAAAG GTCAATCTATTATTTACTACTGATGTACTTGAGGAAGGAATTCATGTGCCAAACTGCTCATGTGTGATAAGATTTGACCTCCCAAAGACAGTTCGTAGTTATGTCCAATCTCGCGGAAGATCTAGGCAGGCTAACTCCCAATTTGTTGTGATGTTGGAGAG GGGAAACCTGAAGCAAAGAAATCAACTCTTTGACATCATTAGGAGTGAGCGCTCCATGACTGATGCATCTATACATAAGGACCGTGAATCTAATTTAAGGGTATTTACAGTGGGGAAAACAGATACATACTATGTGGATTCTACTGGAGCTTGTGTGACTTTAGATTCTAGTGTAAATCTTATCCACCGATACTGTGGAACACTTCCCCAAGATCA GTACTCCTCTGCAAAGCCCACTTATGTGTCTCTGCCAGTGGAAGGGGGTTACCAATGTAAATTAACATTGCCATCTAATTCAGTCCTCCAGACAATAATTGGTCCATTAGGAAAAGATATTCGTTTGGCAAGGCATCTTGCTTGTTTCGAAGCTTGTAAGAAGTTGCATCAAATGGGTGCTTTAAATGAACATTTGGTTCCATTCATCGAAGATGTTTCAGAAGATGACCATATCgtgaaaaataaagaatctaGTTCGGGGGCAG GAACCACAAAGAGAAAGGAGTTACATGGAACAGCCAACATTTGTGCACTAAGTGGTGCATGGGGAGACAAACTTGATGTTGAAGCCAGATTTTTTGCCTACAAACTAGAATTCACATGTAGTATTGTTAGCGAAATATACTCTGGGTTTGTTCTTTTGGTTGAGTCAAAGCTTGATGATGATGTGGGAAATATTGAATCAGATCTTTATTTAGTCTCAAAGGTCGTGAAAGCTTCTGTCTCTTCATGTGGGCAAGTTGATTTGGATGCTAAACAG ATGATGAAAGCAAAATGCTTCCATGAGCTTTTTTTCAATGGTTTGTTTGGTAGATTGGTGTTTAGGTCAAAATCGGCAGGAGGAGAAACAGAATTTTTACTACAAAAAGACACAAAATCATTATGGAGAGCAAAACACTTATATTTGCTTCTACCACTTGAGAAATTGAATGGTATTTGTGAGGGAGCCTTGCAAATTAATTGGCATGGAATTGATTCTTGTGCATCTGCTATCGAATTCTTAAGGAGAAGATATTCTTTGGTCACTGGAGATTGTGATGATAACGGAATAGTCAAATCACCTCAGGATACCAGTTCAGTGGAGATGGAATATGTTGGAACAAACAAGATTCACTTTGCTAATTGTGTGCTTGATGCTGACAATATAAAAAACACGTTGGTTTTGGCGATTCATACtggaaaaatatattgtatCATTGACATTGACAGTAACCTGTTTCCTGAAAGTTCTTTCTGtggaaataatgaaaaatcCAAGGAACACGTTACCTACTCAGATTATTTCAGTAAAAG GTATGGGATTACCCTGAGACATCCGAGACAGgctcttttattattaaagcaAAGTCATAATCCACACAATCTTCTTTTTAACTTTCATGAGGAAG ATGCACGAGACAAATCATCACAAATTGGCTCTACAACCTCCAAAGTGCCTGCACATGTTCACCTCCCACCCGAGCTTTTATATGTTCTTGAATTTAAAAGAAACGTGTTGAGGTCATTTTACTTGTTGCCATCTCTAATGTACCGCATTGAGTCATTAATGTTATCTAGTCAGCTTAGAGAAGAGATAGATGGTCAAACTAGCAAGTCCAACATAAATAGCTCACTG ATTCTAGAGGCACTTACAACTTTGAGATGCAGTGAAAGTTTTTCAATGGAACGTCTTGAGTTGCTAGGAGATTCTGTTTTAAAGTATGTGGTGAGCTGTCACCTCTTTCTTAAATATCCCAAGAAGCATGAAGGACAATTATCTGCCAAACGATCTCTAGCAGTTTGTAATTCAACCCTTCATAAATTGGCAATAGAACGTAAATTACAG GGTTATATTCGAGACTCTGCATTTGAACCACAACGTTGGGTTGCTCCGGGACAGCGTTCTATACACCCTGTTTGTTGTGATTGTGGATTGGAAACCCTTGAAGTGCCTTTAGATGTTAAATTCCACACCGAGGATCCCAAAGTTGTGGTTGGGAAGTTTTGTGACAGGGGTCACCGCTGGATGTGTTCTAAGACTATTTCTGACTGTGTTGAAGCTCTAATAGGAGCATACTATGTGGGGGGTGGACTATTTGCATCACTTAATGTGATGAAATGGCTTGGAATTGAAGCAGAACTTGAACTATCCTTGGTTGACGAAGCAATCACTGCTGCCTCTCTGCATACTTGCATGCCAAAAGAAAGTGAGATTGCAAtccttgaaaagaaaattgggTATGAATTTTCTGTCAAGGGACTCTTACTGGAGGCTATCACACATTTGTCTGAGAAGGAACTTGGGATTGGCTGTTGTTACGAG AGGCTTGAATTTCTTGGTGACTCAGTGTTGGACCTGCTTATCACATGGCATTTATATAAGAGTCACACAGATATTGATCCAGGGGTGTTGACTGACTTGCGATCTGCCTCTGTCAATAATGACAACTTTGCTCAAGTTGCTGTTAGACATAACCTTCACCAGCATCTCCTACATGGCTCAGGATTATTACTGAGCCAGATATCAGAATATGTTAAGGCCATTTCTGAATCGGATCCTAGATCACTTCCAAGCATTAGAGCTCCGAAG GCACTTGGAGATCTAGTGGAAAGTATTGTTGGCGCAATGCTAATTGATTCCAAGCTCGGTCTAGACCGAGTGTGGGAGGTTTTCTGTCCTCTCTTATCCCCCATAGTTACACCTGAAAAACTTGAATTGCCCCCGTTTCGTGAATTAAATGAATTGTGTGATTCTCTTGGGTACTgtataaaagtaaatgaaaactGTGAAAAAAAGGGATCCATGATGCAAGTTGAGGTTAGTGTACAGTTGCCAAATGATTTGTTGGTTCGTGAAGGAAAGGGGCCAAATAAGAAAACTGCAAAAGGAGAAGCTTCTTTTCATTTGTTGAAGGACCTTGAG AAGCGGGGAATTTCATATTGTAATTTCATGTCCAAGGGAAAAAGGGATAATTCTGTCCATATCAATGATTCACCTCATCTCAAAATGGATTCTAGTGCTTGTTTTACTCTTAACGAAGAACATTCCTCAGAGTTACATAAAAGGAACAGATTTGATAAAACAAACCCAACTGAAAGTATTTTGCCTCTCAAATACTCTTCTGGTGACGACTTTGGTTTTAGTGCTCCAATTCCAG TTAAGTTatcaattaaaacgaaaaagggaggaccacggACCACACTATTTGAGGTGTGTAAGAAACTTCAGTGGCCAGTGCCTGCATTTGATTCAACAGAATATAAAGATAG ATCTCTATTTGAATCCTGTGAAGCTCTGCAAGGAAGCAAGGGACTGAACTGTTTTGTGTCGAAAGTTACCTTGTGCATACCCAAGTATGGAAATATAGAGTGCCAAGGAGAAGCTAGAAGTGATAAGAAAAGCTCCTTTGACTCTGCTGCAGTTAAAATGCTTCTTGAGCTGCAAAAATTGGGAAAAGTTGAAATTGATCCTCCCCTTTCTAGTTAA